In Devosia sp. 1566, a single genomic region encodes these proteins:
- the thrS gene encoding threonine--tRNA ligase has protein sequence MTIKVTFPDGAARDFARGTTGTEIVEGISKSLAKKTVAMRWNGVLSDLSDPLEADGRIEFVTRDSGSKDVLELIRHDAAHVLAEAVQELWPDTQVTIGPVIENGFYYDFKRDEPFSEDDFPAIEKKMAEIIDRGAAFTKEIWTRDQAKAFFNARGENFKVELVDAIPADQSLKMYKQGQWIDLCRGPHMRSTKDVGSAFKLTKVAGAYWRGDSNNPVLSRIYGTAFATKDELEAYLHMMEEAEKRDHRKIGQEMDLYHFQPEAQGSVFWHPRGYVLYNQMEAYIRRRLNSSGYVEVKTPQLMSSKFWEMSGHWGKYRENMFVVPDEVPGTEEEGPVLSGKGDLMALKPMNCPAHVQIFNQGIKSYRDLPLRMAEFGCCHRNEAHGALHGLMRVRQMTQDDAHIFCREDQIQSETEHFVHLLYSVYAHMGFDNVVIKLATRPEKFGGTIERWDAAEKALGDALRATGYDFEIAEGEGAFYAPKLEFHLKDAIGRSWQVGTLQLDYVLPERLGATYIAEDGSRQYAVMLHRAILGSLERFIGMLIENYAGKMPMWLAPTQVVVATIVSEADDYAEKLVRQLREAGIRAELDTRNEKINYKVREHSVGKVPLMFVVGKREAEEDTVSVRRLGTEGQKVMPAMDAIVALMAEATPPDLQQKAA, from the coding sequence CTCGCGATTTTGCGCGCGGCACCACCGGCACCGAGATCGTCGAGGGTATCTCCAAGAGCCTCGCGAAAAAGACGGTGGCAATGCGCTGGAACGGCGTGTTGAGCGATCTCAGCGATCCGCTCGAAGCCGATGGCCGCATCGAGTTCGTGACGCGCGACAGCGGCTCCAAGGATGTGCTGGAGCTGATCCGCCACGACGCCGCCCACGTGCTGGCCGAAGCCGTGCAGGAATTGTGGCCCGACACGCAAGTGACGATCGGCCCGGTGATCGAGAACGGCTTTTACTACGACTTCAAGCGCGACGAGCCGTTCAGCGAAGACGATTTCCCCGCCATCGAAAAGAAGATGGCTGAAATCATCGATCGCGGTGCTGCCTTTACGAAGGAAATCTGGACGCGCGACCAGGCCAAGGCCTTTTTCAACGCGCGCGGCGAGAACTTCAAGGTCGAGCTGGTGGATGCCATTCCGGCCGATCAGTCGCTCAAGATGTACAAGCAGGGGCAGTGGATCGATCTGTGCCGTGGCCCGCATATGCGCTCGACCAAGGATGTCGGCAGCGCCTTCAAGCTGACCAAGGTGGCCGGCGCTTATTGGCGTGGCGACAGCAATAACCCGGTGCTGAGCCGCATTTACGGCACGGCCTTTGCCACCAAGGATGAGCTGGAAGCCTATCTCCACATGATGGAGGAGGCCGAAAAGCGCGACCACCGCAAGATCGGTCAGGAAATGGACCTCTACCATTTCCAGCCCGAAGCGCAGGGTTCGGTGTTCTGGCATCCGCGCGGCTATGTGCTCTACAACCAGATGGAAGCCTATATCCGCCGGCGCCTTAATTCCTCGGGCTATGTGGAGGTAAAGACCCCGCAGCTGATGAGCTCGAAGTTTTGGGAAATGTCGGGCCACTGGGGCAAGTACCGCGAGAACATGTTCGTGGTGCCCGATGAAGTGCCTGGCACTGAGGAAGAAGGTCCGGTGCTGTCGGGCAAGGGCGACCTCATGGCGCTCAAGCCCATGAACTGCCCGGCCCACGTGCAGATCTTCAACCAGGGCATCAAGAGCTATCGCGATCTGCCGCTACGCATGGCCGAATTCGGCTGCTGTCACCGCAACGAGGCCCATGGCGCGCTGCATGGCCTGATGCGCGTTCGGCAGATGACGCAGGACGACGCCCATATCTTCTGCCGCGAAGACCAGATTCAGAGCGAAACCGAGCACTTCGTGCATCTGCTGTATTCGGTTTATGCGCATATGGGCTTCGACAATGTGGTGATCAAACTCGCCACGCGCCCCGAAAAGTTCGGCGGCACGATCGAGCGCTGGGATGCGGCCGAAAAGGCGCTGGGCGATGCGCTGCGCGCCACCGGCTATGATTTCGAGATCGCCGAAGGCGAGGGGGCGTTCTATGCGCCCAAGCTCGAATTCCACCTCAAGGACGCGATCGGGCGCTCCTGGCAGGTCGGCACGCTGCAGCTCGATTATGTGCTGCCCGAGCGGCTGGGTGCCACCTACATCGCCGAAGACGGCTCGCGCCAATATGCGGTGATGCTGCACCGGGCGATCCTTGGTTCGCTCGAGCGCTTCATCGGCATGCTGATCGAGAACTATGCCGGCAAGATGCCGATGTGGCTGGCTCCGACCCAGGTCGTGGTCGCCACCATCGTTTCGGAAGCGGACGATTACGCCGAAAAGCTGGTGCGCCAGCTACGCGAAGCGGGCATCCGGGCCGAACTTGATACGCGCAACGAAAAGATCAACTACAAGGTGCGCGAGCACTCCGTGGGCAAGGTGCCGCTCATGTTCGTGGTGGGCAAGCGCGAGGCCGAGGAGGATACGGTTTCCGTGCGCCGACTCGGCACCGAAGGGCAAAAGGTCATGCCGGCCATGGACGCCATCGTGGCGCTGATGGCGGAAGCGACCCCGCCCGACCTCCAGCAAAAGGCCGCCTGA
- the arfB gene encoding alternative ribosome rescue aminoacyl-tRNA hydrolase ArfB, whose translation MADPIPITRSISIDPGEIEETFVRAAGPGGQNVNKVSSAVQLRFDLANSPSIPEGMKRRVAALAGKRLTKNGVIVITANSHRDQPMNRADALERLVGLLVAGAHVPKPRVATRPTLASKRRRLEGKSIRSATKQLRNTRPDAE comes from the coding sequence ATGGCCGATCCGATCCCCATCACCCGCTCAATCTCGATCGATCCCGGTGAGATAGAGGAGACCTTCGTGCGTGCGGCCGGGCCCGGCGGACAGAACGTCAACAAGGTCTCGAGCGCGGTACAGCTGCGCTTTGACCTAGCCAACTCCCCCTCCATTCCCGAAGGCATGAAGCGGCGGGTAGCGGCGCTGGCGGGCAAGCGCCTGACCAAGAACGGCGTGATCGTCATCACCGCCAACAGCCACCGGGACCAGCCGATGAACCGCGCCGATGCGCTGGAGCGGCTGGTTGGGCTGTTGGTGGCTGGCGCTCATGTGCCAAAGCCCCGGGTGGCCACGCGCCCAACGCTGGCTTCCAAGCGGCGCCGACTAGAAGGCAAGTCGATCCGCTCCGCCACCAAACAGCTACGCAACACTCGGCCAGACGCTGAGTAA
- a CDS encoding nitroreductase: MPANQAMLDYLLTRRSVGMAFLQEPGPTAEQLEQMLTISTRVPDHGKLAPWRLILIQGEDRLAAGEKLAEIAAAKNPAIEPVAMDLERRQFLPAPLTVGVLSTAKPHPKIPEFEQLLSAANVTFNLVHAAYAMGFAAQWVTRWYSYDETAAAALGARPGERFVGFVHIGTPTATIEDRPRPALADVVTRWTPSAT; this comes from the coding sequence ATGCCCGCCAACCAGGCCATGCTCGATTATCTTCTGACCCGCCGGTCGGTGGGCATGGCTTTCCTCCAGGAGCCCGGGCCCACCGCCGAGCAACTCGAGCAAATGCTGACAATCTCCACCCGCGTGCCTGATCATGGCAAGCTGGCGCCTTGGCGGCTGATTCTGATCCAAGGCGAAGATCGCCTGGCCGCCGGCGAGAAACTGGCCGAAATTGCTGCAGCCAAGAACCCTGCGATCGAGCCCGTGGCTATGGATTTGGAGCGCCGCCAGTTCTTGCCGGCGCCCCTGACCGTGGGCGTGCTCTCCACCGCTAAGCCACACCCCAAGATTCCTGAATTCGAACAGTTGCTGTCGGCGGCCAATGTCACCTTCAACCTTGTTCATGCCGCCTATGCCATGGGCTTTGCCGCCCAGTGGGTTACGCGCTGGTATAGCTATGATGAAACCGCCGCGGCCGCACTTGGTGCACGGCCAGGCGAACGCTTTGTCGGCTTCGTCCATATCGGCACCCCTACCGCAACGATCGAGGATCGCCCCCGCCCGGCGCTTGCCGATGTGGTGACGCGCTGGACGCCTTCTGCAACATAG
- a CDS encoding DUF2188 domain-containing protein, translating into MAEHHYIVARSESQWKVSYRGTDQGPFTSKEEAIEIAIAAAQAEYNDGEDVEVLVQDIESNFHTAWTSRNTGDEGAPLATKA; encoded by the coding sequence ATGGCCGAGCATCACTACATCGTTGCGCGCAGCGAAAGCCAATGGAAGGTCAGCTATCGCGGCACCGACCAGGGTCCGTTCACCAGCAAGGAAGAAGCCATCGAGATCGCCATCGCTGCGGCCCAGGCCGAGTACAACGACGGCGAGGACGTGGAAGTGCTGGTGCAGGATATCGAATCGAACTTCCACACGGCGTGGACCTCAAGAAATACCGGGGACGAGGGTGCTCCCCTGGCCACCAAGGCTTGA
- a CDS encoding transglycosylase SLT domain-containing protein produces the protein MGVQPIAVPQSLAYVLNAAGDRNGVDFDYLLQTAIRESSLNPQAKAQTSSATGLFQFLESTWMQVMKEQGPRLGYGDYANAIQRNSEGDYFIADPQARQQILKLREDPQIAADLAAAFTKTNGDYLQSRFGRMPSAGELYIAHFLGAQGAERMFTAGLQNPDQIAANLFPRQASANRAIFYADGQPRTIRDVYRVLVSKHEAGGANASFAAQQLTGVAPPSAVPAPEVVPSRFSPANMSFTGLFTNQGTSPAPEIAPEPGSAFFTQLYAP, from the coding sequence ATGGGCGTTCAACCAATCGCAGTGCCACAAAGCCTGGCTTATGTGCTCAATGCCGCCGGCGACCGCAACGGCGTCGATTTTGATTATCTGCTGCAAACCGCCATTCGTGAAAGCAGCCTCAATCCGCAGGCCAAGGCGCAGACCTCCTCGGCCACCGGGCTGTTCCAGTTTCTCGAAAGCACCTGGATGCAGGTGATGAAGGAGCAGGGCCCCCGGCTTGGCTATGGCGATTATGCCAATGCCATCCAGCGTAACAGCGAGGGCGACTACTTCATCGCCGACCCCCAGGCCCGCCAACAGATTCTGAAATTGCGGGAAGACCCGCAGATCGCCGCCGATCTCGCCGCGGCCTTCACCAAGACCAATGGCGACTACCTGCAATCCCGTTTCGGCCGCATGCCCAGCGCGGGCGAGCTCTATATTGCCCATTTCCTTGGGGCGCAGGGCGCCGAGCGCATGTTCACCGCGGGTTTGCAGAACCCCGATCAGATCGCCGCGAACCTGTTTCCCCGCCAGGCCTCGGCCAATCGCGCGATCTTTTATGCCGATGGCCAACCGCGCACGATCCGTGACGTTTATCGGGTGCTGGTGTCCAAGCATGAAGCGGGCGGCGCCAATGCGAGTTTCGCGGCCCAGCAGTTGACAGGTGTAGCGCCACCATCCGCGGTGCCGGCACCGGAGGTGGTGCCCTCACGCTTTTCGCCGGCCAATATGTCGTTCACGGGCCTGTTCACCAACCAAGGCACCTCGCCTGCGCCCGAGATTGCCCCGGAGCCAGGCTCGGCCTTTTTCACCCAGCTCTACGCCCCCTGA
- a CDS encoding DUF2336 domain-containing protein: MVGYQEFVSLCQSPDSEDRGRAAHLSAIAYLNHHGPADEQAALYAALIGFLDDPSVKVRAALAYGLLHSSDAPRPIILALLHDSAVIARAVLQYSPVLIDADLFGLVQSAEPGLLLAISERDRISPRLAAALVSCGDRPITLRLLRRTEIDLPAPLLSNLAATHGDEAQFRGALLARDDLPADARLLLVQKISAALRNCRVVKGSLATERLNRLLRNSEDTAVSSIGEREAVAGPSNYVSALVETSRINARVLLHAMVTGHVMFFAACLAELSDVPHAKVLAILERGSRPALHALLSRCGLGQGVGNLLARLVLHARATDLVDDAAARHYVVTALTEELIAEHAGVIPAELEEAFAYLSEQNIPLARQAARGVMAAFAEEASLDRALPAPVVEPIALPAA; this comes from the coding sequence ATGGTTGGCTATCAGGAGTTCGTGTCGCTGTGTCAGTCCCCCGATAGCGAGGATCGAGGTCGCGCCGCACATTTGTCGGCGATCGCTTATCTCAACCACCATGGTCCCGCCGATGAACAGGCCGCGCTTTATGCTGCCTTGATCGGTTTTCTGGATGATCCCTCGGTCAAGGTACGCGCAGCGCTAGCCTATGGACTGCTTCACTCGTCCGACGCGCCCCGTCCGATCATCCTGGCACTGCTGCACGACAGCGCCGTGATCGCGCGCGCCGTGCTCCAATATTCTCCCGTACTGATCGATGCCGACCTGTTCGGCCTGGTACAATCCGCCGAGCCCGGCCTGCTGCTGGCGATCAGCGAGCGCGACCGCATCAGCCCGCGCCTGGCGGCGGCGCTGGTGTCCTGTGGCGACCGGCCCATTACGCTGCGGCTGCTGCGGCGAACGGAGATTGATTTGCCGGCGCCGCTACTCTCGAACCTGGCCGCGACGCATGGGGATGAAGCGCAGTTCCGCGGGGCGCTGCTGGCCCGCGACGACCTGCCGGCCGATGCGCGCCTGCTGCTGGTGCAAAAAATCAGCGCAGCCTTGCGCAATTGCCGCGTGGTCAAGGGATCGCTTGCCACCGAGCGGCTCAACCGCCTGCTCCGCAACAGCGAGGACACTGCGGTATCCTCGATCGGGGAACGTGAAGCCGTTGCCGGGCCATCCAACTATGTTTCGGCTCTGGTGGAGACCTCGCGGATTAATGCTCGCGTCTTGCTGCATGCCATGGTCACCGGTCACGTGATGTTTTTCGCCGCGTGCCTCGCCGAACTCAGCGATGTACCGCATGCCAAGGTGCTCGCCATTCTTGAGCGCGGCAGCCGGCCTGCGCTGCATGCGCTGTTGTCTCGATGTGGGCTGGGGCAGGGGGTGGGCAACCTCCTCGCCCGCCTTGTGCTGCATGCCCGCGCTACCGATCTTGTCGATGATGCTGCCGCTCGCCATTATGTGGTTACGGCGCTGACGGAAGAGTTGATCGCCGAGCATGCCGGTGTCATCCCGGCCGAGCTCGAAGAGGCTTTTGCATACCTCAGCGAGCAGAACATCCCCTTGGCACGCCAGGCCGCCCGCGGGGTCATGGCCGCCTTTGCCGAGGAAGCCAGCCTTGATCGCGCGCTGCCTGCCCCGGTGGTCGAGCCGATAGCGCTGCCCGCAGCCTGA
- a CDS encoding NAD kinase, with product MAASAPPRICFVTNGTPDAEAAAQRLRQRYGDYPIDQTDYVVALGGDGLMLQTLHQVMRRDIPVYGMNFGSVGFMMNVFSEDGLDERLAAVQQTRIYPLSMQVLDVAGNTQTALALNEVSLFRSSYQAAKIQIIVDGEIRLEELICDGALLSTPAGSTAYNLSAHGPILPIEAPLLALTPISPFRPRRWRGAILSNRAVVKFVTREAAKRPVSAVADNVEFQNVLEVTVHEDRSHGVTLLFDPGTSLEERVLSEQFRF from the coding sequence TTGGCCGCGTCAGCCCCGCCTCGAATTTGCTTTGTCACCAATGGCACTCCCGACGCGGAGGCCGCTGCGCAGCGGCTGCGGCAGCGCTACGGCGATTACCCGATAGACCAGACCGACTATGTCGTGGCGCTGGGTGGCGATGGCTTGATGCTGCAAACCCTGCATCAGGTGATGCGGCGCGACATCCCGGTTTACGGCATGAATTTCGGCTCGGTCGGGTTCATGATGAACGTCTTTTCCGAAGACGGGCTCGACGAGCGCCTGGCGGCCGTGCAGCAGACCCGTATCTATCCGCTGTCCATGCAGGTGCTCGATGTGGCGGGCAACACGCAAACAGCCCTGGCGCTCAACGAGGTGTCGCTGTTCCGCTCGTCCTATCAGGCCGCCAAGATCCAGATCATCGTGGACGGGGAGATCCGGCTCGAGGAGTTGATCTGCGATGGGGCGCTGCTGTCAACGCCCGCCGGTTCAACAGCTTACAATCTCTCCGCCCACGGCCCGATCCTGCCGATCGAGGCCCCACTGCTGGCTTTGACGCCGATTTCGCCGTTCCGGCCGCGCCGCTGGCGTGGTGCTATCCTGTCCAACAGGGCGGTGGTGAAATTCGTCACTCGGGAAGCGGCCAAGCGCCCCGTCAGCGCAGTTGCTGACAATGTCGAGTTTCAGAACGTGCTCGAAGTCACCGTGCACGAAGATCGCTCGCATGGGGTGACGCTGTTGTTCGACCCCGGCACCAGCCTTGAAGAGCGGGTGCTGAGCGAGCAGTTCCGCTTCTAG
- a CDS encoding DUF983 domain-containing protein has translation MPSSSGETRKTWPAIWNGIKCRCPRCGEGWLFHHYLEQVDQCAVCGEPLANYRVGLILPLLVITVVGHIIGFVMLEMELRGAGSPLVYIYVLVPLAIIIPLAILPSSKGAIIGLLWANGWSDEQDR, from the coding sequence ATGCCTTCCTCAAGCGGCGAAACCAGGAAGACCTGGCCGGCAATATGGAACGGCATCAAGTGCCGCTGCCCTCGATGCGGCGAGGGCTGGCTCTTCCACCATTATCTTGAGCAGGTTGATCAATGCGCCGTGTGCGGCGAGCCGCTCGCCAATTACCGGGTAGGCCTGATCCTGCCTCTCCTCGTCATCACGGTGGTGGGCCATATCATCGGCTTTGTGATGCTGGAGATGGAGCTCAGGGGCGCTGGCAGCCCACTTGTCTACATCTATGTCCTCGTACCGCTCGCCATCATCATCCCCCTCGCCATCCTGCCATCGAGCAAGGGAGCAATCATCGGCCTACTCTGGGCAAATGGTTGGAGCGACGAACAGGATCGGTGA
- a CDS encoding DMT family transporter: protein MSPGVILALLAYGLFSCSDASIKSLGGELSVFEIGFFTSLFAVGPALLSKARKERWRDVLQFNNPLLLNIRGLSGVLGSGCVIYAFTHVPLAEVYSLAFLAPIFVVLLSAMLLAEAIPRYRWLLLVLSFVGVLIVVRPGFRELQLGHLAALACAFFTATNTVVLRSLAPREHRLSIFATVTLYALVLNGIGMIIWGSSLPTLPQLAVLALIGTMGGVGHLTFIGATRLAPANQVAPAQYTQMLWALGLGALFYGEYLDGIGIVGLVIMIGAGALNLLSPEAYGRHLSLKRHGGAAQQPSEAKVLDDIAISQCAIAGSGPQQAKS from the coding sequence ATGTCCCCCGGTGTCATTCTCGCTCTTCTGGCCTACGGCCTGTTCTCCTGTTCCGATGCCTCGATCAAGAGCCTGGGCGGGGAGCTCAGCGTGTTCGAGATCGGCTTTTTCACCTCGTTGTTTGCCGTAGGACCGGCGCTTTTGAGCAAAGCCCGCAAGGAGCGCTGGCGCGACGTCTTGCAGTTCAACAATCCATTGTTGCTCAATATTCGCGGCCTTTCCGGCGTGCTTGGCTCTGGCTGCGTGATTTATGCCTTCACTCATGTGCCGCTCGCCGAAGTATATTCCCTGGCTTTCCTCGCGCCTATTTTCGTGGTGCTGCTGTCAGCTATGCTCCTCGCCGAAGCCATTCCGCGCTATCGCTGGCTCTTGCTGGTGCTTAGCTTTGTCGGCGTGCTGATCGTTGTGCGTCCCGGGTTCCGCGAATTGCAGCTTGGCCACCTGGCGGCGCTGGCCTGTGCCTTTTTCACGGCGACTAATACGGTTGTGCTCCGCTCCCTCGCGCCGCGCGAGCATCGGCTGAGCATCTTCGCCACGGTGACGCTCTACGCACTGGTCCTGAATGGGATCGGCATGATCATCTGGGGCAGCAGCCTGCCAACCTTGCCCCAGCTTGCGGTGCTGGCCCTGATCGGCACCATGGGCGGCGTCGGACACCTGACCTTTATTGGGGCCACCAGGCTGGCGCCAGCCAACCAGGTGGCGCCCGCCCAATATACCCAGATGCTGTGGGCCCTGGGGCTGGGGGCGCTGTTCTACGGCGAGTACCTGGATGGCATTGGCATAGTTGGGCTCGTCATCATGATCGGTGCGGGCGCCTTGAACCTGCTTTCGCCCGAGGCCTATGGCCGACACCTCAGCCTGAAGAGACATGGCGGCGCTGCTCAGCAGCCGAGCGAGGCCAAGGTGCTTGACGATATTGCGATTTCGCAGTGCGCGATAGCCGGGTCGGGTCCGCAGCAGGCGAAGTCGTAA
- a CDS encoding sorbosone dehydrogenase family protein, which produces MNTSAVFARVVAAVGAVAVAVRHSGDGPRPPVYGTAPTIPAPKPQGSIPTLKMPTAKGWEPGHTPTAAAGLKVNAFAGKLDHPRNMHVLPNGDVLVAESMGESGEPKSLFDHAMSSTMKRAKASGRSPNRITLLRDADEDGVAEIRHVFIDNVRQPYGMVLIGDTLYVGASDAVLAYPYEAGATQITAAPRKLMSTKPGGHWTRNLIASADGSKLYVAVGSLSNIGDAGMEAEIDRACIHELDLATGQSRIFAGGLRNPVGLAWQPSNGSLWTVVNERDGLGDETPPDYLTSVRDGGFYGWPYSYWGQTVDDRVPQDATKVATALAPDYALGGHTASLGLCWLPEGTLPGFPAGMAIGQHGSWNRSTLSGYKLCFVAFENGKPVGLPRDILTGFLSADEKFSFGRPVGVAIAADKSVLMADDVGDVIWRITGA; this is translated from the coding sequence ATGAACACCAGTGCCGTCTTCGCCCGTGTCGTTGCCGCCGTAGGCGCGGTTGCCGTTGCCGTCCGCCACTCGGGCGACGGCCCCCGCCCGCCGGTTTACGGCACTGCCCCCACCATTCCGGCGCCAAAGCCACAGGGCAGCATCCCAACCCTCAAGATGCCGACGGCGAAAGGCTGGGAACCGGGGCACACCCCGACAGCCGCAGCCGGGCTCAAGGTCAATGCCTTTGCGGGCAAGCTCGACCACCCGCGCAACATGCATGTGCTGCCCAATGGCGATGTGCTGGTGGCGGAATCCATGGGCGAATCGGGGGAGCCGAAGTCGCTGTTCGACCATGCGATGTCGAGCACGATGAAGCGCGCCAAGGCTTCGGGCAGGAGCCCCAATCGCATTACCCTCTTGCGCGATGCGGACGAGGATGGGGTGGCCGAAATCCGGCATGTGTTCATCGACAATGTGCGCCAGCCCTATGGCATGGTGCTGATCGGCGACACGCTTTATGTCGGTGCGAGCGACGCGGTGCTGGCCTATCCCTACGAAGCGGGCGCCACCCAGATCACCGCGGCACCCCGCAAGCTCATGAGCACCAAGCCGGGCGGGCACTGGACGCGCAACCTCATCGCCAGCGCCGATGGCTCCAAGCTTTATGTGGCCGTGGGCTCGCTCAGCAATATCGGTGACGCGGGCATGGAAGCCGAAATCGATCGCGCCTGCATCCACGAACTGGACCTCGCGACCGGCCAATCGCGCATCTTTGCCGGTGGTCTGCGCAATCCGGTGGGTCTGGCTTGGCAGCCGAGCAATGGTTCGCTCTGGACCGTGGTCAACGAGCGCGACGGCTTGGGCGATGAGACCCCGCCCGATTACCTGACCTCAGTGCGCGATGGCGGCTTTTATGGCTGGCCCTACAGCTATTGGGGTCAAACCGTAGATGACCGGGTGCCCCAGGACGCGACCAAGGTCGCGACGGCCCTCGCGCCCGATTATGCGCTGGGCGGGCACACCGCGTCGCTCGGCCTTTGTTGGCTGCCGGAAGGTACCCTGCCCGGCTTCCCAGCGGGCATGGCCATCGGCCAGCATGGTTCGTGGAACCGCAGCACGCTCAGCGGCTACAAACTCTGTTTCGTCGCCTTCGAGAACGGCAAGCCAGTTGGCCTGCCCCGCGACATTCTCACCGGCTTCCTGTCGGCCGACGAGAAGTTCTCCTTTGGCCGGCCGGTGGGCGTGGCCATTGCTGCCGACAAGTCGGTGCTGATGGCGGACGACGTGGGTGATGTGATCTGGCGCATCACCGGCGCCTGA
- a CDS encoding DUF4142 domain-containing protein — MRILALAALVLMSGTAFAQDAAPAAGGAAPAANPSASTTARTPVETPQFIEQAGFSGTFEIESSKLALEKAERDDVKEFAQHMIDEHTANSEALTDAVAATGIEIAVPTVLDPVHQQMMDTLEASTDFDMDYLKMQYQAHQDAISLFSSYAEAGEAGPIKEYAAASLPALNMHLEMLPEDAKPE; from the coding sequence ATGCGAATTCTAGCCCTAGCTGCCCTTGTTCTGATGTCCGGCACGGCTTTTGCCCAGGACGCCGCTCCTGCCGCCGGTGGCGCGGCCCCGGCCGCAAACCCATCCGCCAGCACAACGGCGCGCACGCCGGTGGAGACGCCCCAGTTCATCGAACAGGCTGGCTTTTCCGGCACCTTTGAAATCGAGTCCAGCAAGCTGGCGCTGGAAAAAGCCGAGCGCGACGACGTCAAGGAATTCGCCCAGCACATGATCGATGAGCACACCGCCAATTCCGAAGCCCTGACGGATGCGGTAGCCGCGACCGGCATCGAGATTGCGGTGCCAACCGTGCTTGATCCGGTGCATCAACAGATGATGGACACGCTTGAAGCCTCGACCGACTTCGACATGGACTATCTCAAGATGCAGTATCAGGCCCATCAGGACGCGATTTCACTGTTCTCGTCCTATGCCGAGGCTGGCGAAGCCGGCCCGATCAAGGAATATGCTGCAGCAAGCCTGCCCGCCTTGAACATGCATCTGGAAATGCTGCCCGAGGACGCAAAGCCCGAATAG
- a CDS encoding pseudoazurin: MLKTLGLAAVAVSAFALPAFAADHQVQMLNKGEDGTMVFEPALTEIAVGDTVTFVPTDKGHNAETIAGMLPEGATPFKGKLNEEITVTFDTEGVYGVKCAPHFGMGMVALVVVGEPTNLEEAKSVKVPPKAQSRFDAMYAELAE, encoded by the coding sequence ATTCTCAAAACTCTCGGTCTTGCGGCCGTAGCGGTATCCGCTTTCGCACTCCCCGCTTTCGCTGCTGACCATCAGGTCCAGATGCTCAACAAGGGCGAGGACGGCACGATGGTGTTCGAGCCAGCGCTGACCGAAATTGCCGTTGGCGACACTGTCACCTTCGTGCCCACCGACAAGGGCCACAACGCCGAAACCATTGCCGGCATGCTGCCCGAAGGCGCTACCCCGTTTAAGGGCAAGCTCAATGAAGAAATCACCGTGACCTTCGACACCGAAGGTGTTTACGGCGTCAAGTGCGCTCCGCACTTCGGCATGGGCATGGTGGCCCTGGTTGTTGTCGGCGAGCCGACCAATCTGGAAGAAGCCAAGAGCGTCAAGGTTCCGCCCAAGGCACAGTCGCGTTTCGACGCCATGTATGCTGAGCTGGCCGAATAA